A genomic segment from Rubrobacter tropicus encodes:
- a CDS encoding FAD binding domain-containing protein — MIPLAFDYEVAESVDHAVELLNQHGDEAKLLAGGHSLLPIMKLRLAAPTVLIDLGRIDGLNYVRDEGDTLAIGAMTRHCDVERDPLLQEHCGLVSYTASLVGDPQVRHRGTIGGSISHGDAASDLPSTLLALDANFVVRGRNGERTVAAGDFFKDYLETDLAPDEVVTEIRVPKLNGAGWSYKKFNRRAQDWAVVGAAAVVERSNGTIGSARIGLTNMGSTPIRATAAESALSGASPDSVAEATSSADEGTSPSSDIAASAEYRRHLARVLSKRAVEEALGR, encoded by the coding sequence TTGATCCCCCTCGCTTTCGACTACGAGGTCGCAGAATCTGTGGACCACGCCGTCGAGCTTCTGAACCAGCACGGCGACGAGGCAAAGCTGCTCGCCGGCGGCCACAGCCTGCTCCCCATAATGAAGCTGCGCCTCGCCGCGCCGACGGTCCTTATAGACCTCGGACGCATCGACGGCCTGAACTACGTCCGCGACGAGGGCGACACTCTGGCCATCGGCGCGATGACCCGCCACTGCGACGTGGAGCGCGACCCGCTACTTCAGGAGCACTGCGGCCTCGTCTCCTACACGGCCTCGCTCGTCGGCGACCCGCAGGTAAGGCACCGCGGCACCATCGGCGGCTCCATAAGCCACGGCGACGCCGCGAGCGACCTGCCGAGCACCCTCCTCGCCCTCGACGCGAATTTCGTGGTCAGGGGCCGGAACGGTGAGCGTACGGTGGCCGCCGGGGATTTCTTCAAGGACTACCTGGAGACGGACCTGGCGCCGGACGAGGTGGTCACGGAGATCCGGGTCCCCAAGCTGAACGGCGCAGGCTGGTCTTACAAGAAGTTCAACCGCCGCGCCCAGGACTGGGCCGTGGTCGGGGCGGCGGCCGTCGTCGAGCGCTCCAACGGGACCATCGGCTCGGCCCGCATAGGCCTCACCAACATGGGATCGACGCCCATCAGGGCAACCGCCGCCGAGAGCGCCCTCTCGGGGGCCAGCCCGGACTCGGTGGCCGAGGCGACCAGCAGCGCCGACGAGGGCACCAGCCCCTCGTCGGACATAGCGGCATCGGCCGAGTACCGGCGGCACCTGGCGCGGGTCTTGAGCAAGAGGGCCGTGGAGGAGGCCCTGGGCCGTTGA